One window from the genome of Phalacrocorax aristotelis chromosome 28, bGulAri2.1, whole genome shotgun sequence encodes:
- the C3 gene encoding complement C3 isoform X2 — protein sequence MGAPVLPLFLGLFLLHMAPNYAQMVTMVTPAVLRLETEEQVVLEAPGLSSAAEATILVQDFPLKRQVLYQVRVQLSPAKGMLATVTIKVAAKALPQTLGKLFVSVTARVAEVTVEKVLLVSLQSGHIFLQTDKPIYTPSSIVLCRLFALSHLMEPMSKTVIVEVKTPDNVIVKQVPVSSPMKTGIFSLNHNLPEVVSLGTWTITAKFEDSPERVFSTQFEVKEYVLPSFEVVLEPEEKFLYIDRQENFRVSITARYLYGKRLQGTAFVLFGVMVDDEKKSIPQSLQRIQVVDGDGEAALSMAMLRQRFANPQELVGHSLYVSVTVLTASGSDMVEAQRTGIHIVTSPYTIHFTHTPKYFKPGMPFDLMVYVTNPDDSPAPRVTVKADGFQGLVATQRDGTAKLVLNMPANKDTVPITVRTEQAGLPADRQAWRNMTAEAYRSQGGSGNLLHLAVVATEVQPGDNLAVNFHLKSNNNAVRDSVPHFTYLIVSKGRIIRVGQQRHEAGQSLVTMSLPVTAELIPSFRIVAYYYVKPSEIVADSVWIDVKDTCMGTLVVKGATEADNRVHEPGTPMRLRIEGDHNAHVGLVAVDKGVFVLSKKNKITQPKVWDTVEKSDIGCTPGSGRDNVGVFADAGLSLATNVKISTPQRTEVQCPQPAKRKRRSLQLINYKGSKAAEYTDKALRKCCEDGMKENPMGHSCEHRTNYIQDGEACIRAFLDCCNHIKVIRDQKEHDFLILGRSAADDGFLADEDITSRSLFPESWLWRVETLTEQPNELGISTKTLPVYLKDSITTWEVLAVSISQTKGLCVADPYEITVMKEFFIDLRLPYSVVRNEQVEIRAILYNYWTHEIKVRVELMYNPALCSASTSKMRYQQILKVKPQSSWAVPFVIVPLQLGLHDIEVKAAVWGSFVADGIKKKLKVVPEGMRLEKTVKIVELDPTTKGINGVQEERVRATNLSDIVPNTESETKVSIQGNPVSIMVEKAIDGNKLKHLIVTPSGCGEQNMVGMTPTVIATHYLDSTLQWENFGVDRRAEAINLIRKGYVQQLAFRKSDSSYAAFKDRASSTWLTAYVAKVFAMAIKLVDIEPEVVCGAVKWLILEKQKPDGIFQEDAPVIHKEMVGGYHGAEPEVSLTAFVLITLQEAQKVCKDHVNNLDNSIAKAAEYLARRYQSLARPYTVALTSYALALAGKLKSEKVLMKFSKENRSWEERNAHTYNIEGTSYALLALLQMEKSELTGPVARWLAQQNYFGGGYGSTQATMLVFQALAQYQVASPRQLKINLDVSVLLPRRASAITYRIENSNALVSRSAETKLNEDFTVKAEGTGKGTMTVVTIYNAKVPEKNKKCDSFDLRVQVEDVKTGREQEGVIRSIKLTVCTRYLDNVDATMSILDISMLTGFLPDLQDLKRLTDGVDRYVSKFEIDQAQSDRSNVIIYLDKVSHKAEECFSFKAHQQFRVGLIQPAAVTVYSYYKIDDRCTHFYHPDKDGGQLSKICYGDVCRCAEENCFVQHKEDIPITVNQRIDRACEPGVDYVYKVKLMAIEQSPSHDNYIMNILSVIKIGTDEAPAGSNRTFVSHRQCRDALKLQPGRDYLLWGLASDLWATSGSFSYLIGKDTWLEAWPAEEACQEADHQRLCEDFLEFAETMTMFGCPS from the exons ATGGGGGCTCCGGTGCTGCCCCTCTTCCTCGGCCTCTTCCTGCTGCACATGGCTCCCAACTATGCCCAAAT GGTGACGATGGTGACACCAGCGGTGCTGCGGCTGGAGACGGAGGAGCAGGTGGTGCTGGAGGCACCGGGGTTGTCCTCTGCCGCCGAGGCCACCATCCTGgtgcaggactttcccctcaaGCGCCAAGTCCTCTACCAGGTCCGTGTGCAGCTGAGCCCCGCCAAGGGCATGTTGGCCACCGTCACCATCAAG GTGGCGGCCAAGGCTCTGCCACAGACACTGGGGAAGCTGTTTGTCTCGGTGACGGCGCGGGTGGCCGAGGTGACCGTGGAGAAGGTGCTGCTGGTGTCACTCCAGAGTGGCCACATCTTCCTGCAGACTGACAAGCCCATCTACACCCCTAGCTCTATTG TGCTCTGCCGCCTCTTTGCTCTGAGCCATCTCATGGAGCCAATGTCCAAGACGGTGATCGTGGAGGTCAAG ACGCCTGATAATGTCATCGTCAAGCAAGTGCCCGTGTCCTCGCCAATGAAGACCGGCATCTTCTCCCTCAACCACAACTTGCCTGAGGTCGTCAG cctggggacatggacGATAACGGCCAAATTCGAAGACTCACCGGAACGTGTCTTCAGCACCCAATTCGAAGTCAAGGAGTATG TGCTGCCAAGCTTTGAGGTGGTCCTGGAGCCAGAGGAGAAGTTCCTCTACATCGATCGGCAGGAGAATTTCCGGGTGTCCATCACGGCCAG GTACCTGTATGGGAAGCGTCTGCAGGGGACAGCCTTTGTCCTCTTTGGTGTTATGGTAGATGACGAGAAGAAGAGCATCCCCCAATCCCTGCAGCGCATCCAG GTGGTCGACGGGGACGGGGAAGCGGCGCTGTCCATGGCCATGCTGCGGCAGCGCTTTGCCAACCCCCAGGAGCTGGTGGGACACTCACTCTACGTCTCCGTCACCGTTCTCACCGCCTCAG GCAGTGACATGGTGGAGGCGCAGCGCACCGGCATCCACATCGTGACGTCCCCGTACACCATCCACTTCACCCACACCCCCAAGTACTTCAAGCCCGGGATGCCCTTTGATCTGATG GTCTACGTCACTAACCCAGATGACTCCCCAGCTCCACGTGTCACCGTCAAAGCTGATGGCTTCCAGGGTCTCGTCGCCACCCAGCGTGACGGCACAGCCAAGCTGGTCCTCAACATGCCGGCCAACAAGGACACTGTCCCCATCACT GTGCGGACGGAGCAGGCGGGGCTGCCTGCTGACCGCCAGGCCTGGCGAAATATGACTGCTGAAGCTTACCGCAGCCAGGGTGGTTCTGGCAACCTCCTACACCTGGCCGTGGTGGCCACCGAGGTGCAGCCTGGCGACAACCTTGCCGTGAACTTCCACCTCAAGAGCAACAACAATGCCGTCCGTGACTCCGTCCCACACTTCACCTACCTG ATCGTGAGCAAGGGACGCATCATCCGCGTGGGCCAACAGCGGCACGAGGCTGGCCAGAGCCTGGTCACCATGTCGCTGCCGGTGACAGCTGAGCTCATCCCCTCCTTCCGCATTGTGGCCTACTACTACGTGAAGCCCAGCGAGATTGTGGCTGACTCCGTCTGGATTGACGTCAAGGACACTTGCATGGGCACT CTGGTGGTGAAGGGAGCGACAGAGGCTGACAACAGGGTGCACGAACCGGGGACGCCCATGCGGCTACGCATTGAGGGTGACCACAACGCCCACGTGGGGTTGGTGGCCGTGGATAAGGGCGTCTTCGTCCTCAGCAAGAAGAACAAGATCACGCAGCCCAAG GTTTGGGACACGGTGGAGAAGAGCGACATCGGCTGCACGCCGGGCAGTGGGAGGGACAACGTGGGTGTCTTTGCTGATGCTGGCCTCAGCCTGGCCACCAACGTGAAGATCTCCACGCCGCAGCGAACAG agGTCCAGTGTCCCCAGCCTGCGAAACGTAAGCGCCGCTCCCTGCAGCTCATCAACTACAAAGGCTCCAAGG CGGCTGAGTACACGGACAAGGCGCTGCGCAAGTGTTGCGAGGACGGCATGAAGGAAAACCCGATGGGCCACAGCTGTGAGCATCGGACCAACTACATCCAGGACGGAGAAGCCTGCATCCGGGCCTTCCTTGACTGCTGCAACCACATCAAGGTCATCCGCGACCAGAAGGAGCACGACTTCCTCATCCTGGGTCGAA GCGCGGCGGACGATGGCTTCCTGGCTGACGAGGACATCACCTCACGCAGCCTCTTCCCGGAGAGCTGGCTGTGGCGGGTGGAGACACTGACAGAGCAGCCCAATGAGCTGGG AATCTCCACAAAGACTCTGCCTGTGTACCTGAAGGACTCCATCACCACGTGGGAGGTCCTGGCTGTCAGCATCTCACAGACCAAGG GGCTGTGCGTGGCTGACCCCTATGAGATTACGGTGATGAAGGAGTTCTTCATCGACCTGCGCCTGCCCTACTCTGTGGTGAGGAACGAGCAGGTGGAGATCCGTGCCATCCTCTACAACTACTGGACGCATGAAATCAAG GTGCGCGTGGAGCTGATGTACAACCCAGCCCTGTGCAGTGCCTCCACCTCCAAGATGCGTTACCAGCAGATCCTCAAGGTGAAACCCCAGTCATCGTGGGCCGTGCCCTTCGTCATCGTGCCCTTGCAGCTGGGGCTGCATGACATCGAGGTGAAGGCAGCCGTCTGGGGCAGCTTTGTGGCTGATGGTATCAAGAAGAAGCTGAAAGTTGTG CCTGAAGGGATGAGGTTGGAGAAGACTGTGAAGATAGTTGAGCTGGACCCAACGACGAAGGGAATCA ATGGTGTACAGGAAGAGAGGGTGAGGGCAACAAACCTCTCTGACATTGTCCCCAACACTGAGTCGGAGACCAAAGTCAGCATCCAAg GCAACCCTGTGTCCATCATGGTGGAGAAAGCCATCGATGGGAACAAGCTAAAGCACCTCATCGTGACGCCATCGGGCTGCGGGGAGCAGAACATGGTCGGGATGACACCCACTGTCATTGCCACCCACTACCTGGACAGCACGTTGCAGTGGGAAAACTTTGGTGTTGACCGCCGTGCTGAGGCCATCAACTTGATTAGAAAGG GTTACGTCCAACAACTTGCTTTCCGGAAAAGTGACAGCTCCTATGCCGCCTTCAAGGACCGAGCATCAAGCACCTG GTTGACAGCCTACGTGGCCAAAGTCTTTGCCATGGCCATCAAGCTGGTAGACATTGAGCCCGAGGTGGTTTGTGGTGCTGTGAAATGGCTTAtcctggagaagcagaagcCAGATGGGATTTTCCAAGAAGATGCTCCTGTCATCCATAAGGAGATGGTG GGAGGCTACCACGGTGCTGAGCCCGAGGTGTCACTGACAGCCTTTGTCCTCATCACGCTGCAAGAGGCCCAGAAGGTCTGCAAGGACCATGTCAAT AACTTGGATAATAGCATCGCCAAAGCCGCCGAATACCTTGCCCGGAGGTACCAGTCGCTGGCCCGACCCTACACGGTGGCCTTGACCTCCTATGCCTTGGCCCTCGCAGGGAAACTCAAGAGCGAGAAAGTTCTCATGAAGTTTTCCAAAG AGAACAGAAGTTGGGAGGAGCGCAACGCCCATACCTACAACATCGAGGGGACGTCGTACGCGTTGCTGGCCTTGCTGCAAATGGAGAAGTCGGAGCTGACGGGGCCGGTGGCCCGCTGGCTTGCCCAGCAGAACTACTTTGGTGGTGGCTATGGATCCACTCAG GCCACCATGCTGGTGTTCCAAGCGTTGGCCCAGTACCAGGTAGCATCTCCGCGGCAGCTTAAGATCAACCTCGACGTGTCGGTGCTGCTGCCGCGCCGTGCCAGCGCCATCACCTACCGCATCGAGAACAGCAACGCCCTGGTGTCACGCTCCGCCGAG aCCAAGCTGAACGAGGACTTCACGGTGAAAGCTGAGGGCACGGGCAAGGGGACGATGACGGTGGTGACCATCTACAATGCCAAGGTCCCCGAGAAGAACAAGAAGTGTGACAGCTTCGACCTGCGGGTGCAGGTGGAGGACGTGAAGACAG gcaggGAACAGGAAGGTGTCATCCGTTCCATCAAGCTCACCGTCTGCACCAG GTACCTGGACAACGTGGACGCCACCATGTCCATCCTCGACATCTCCATGCTCACGGGCTTCTTGCCTGACCTCCAGGACCTGAAGAGG ctcaCGGACGGGGTGGACAGGTACGTCTCCAAGTTTGAGATCGACCAAGCCCAGTCGGACCGCAGCAACGTCATCATCTACCTCGACAAG GTCTCGCACAAGGCCGAGGAGTGTTTCTCCTTCAAGGCCCACCAGCAGTTCCGGGTGGGCTTGATCCAGCCCGCGGCTGTCACCGTCTACAGCTACTACAAGATCG ATGATCGCTGCACCCATTTCTACCACCCAGACAAGGACGGTGGGCAACTGAGCAAGATCTGCTACGGGGACGTGTGCCGCTGCGCCGAAG AAAACTGCTTCGTGCAGCACAAGGAGGACATTCCCATCACCGTCAACCAACGCATTGATCGCGCCTGCGAGCCGGGAGTTGACTACG TGTACAAGGTGAAGCTGATGGCAATAGAGCAGTCGCCGTCCCATGACAACTACATCATGAACATCCTCTCCGTCATCAAGATCG GCACCGACGAGGCCCCAGCAGGAAGCAACCGGACTTTCGTGAGCCACCGGCAGTGCCGGGACGCCCTGAAGCTCCAGCCAGGCCGTGACTACCTGCTCTGGGGGTTGGCCAGTGACCTGTGGGCCACCAGCGGCAG CTTCTCCTACCTCATCGGCAAGGACACGTGGCTGGAGGCATGGCCCGCGGAGGAGGCGTGCCAGGAGGCCGACCACCAACGCCTCTGCGAAGACTTCCTGGAGTTCGCCGAGACCATGACCATGTTTGGGTGTCCATCCTGA
- the LOC142048834 gene encoding uncharacterized protein LOC142048834, translating into MSPLADPENPPPPPCLCRCRCQHRSGGRRRLLPVLAALGAAAAAALGAAAAAAALLGVLRGGTPPQAATAAHALLSAGSLAVPSGPSWRYEEGINGVFLSSDVELTDTKLRVTAGGLYLLYGQFALTCTAPRCTAGTVTLKLQRAGSERPLLAVPLALPDTAESKPARSALTQAIGQLQPGDVLSLEVSKNVSGDGWQLAQDEREGNFVGLLRIAGG; encoded by the exons ATGTCGCCGCTCGCCGACCCCGAGAaccccccgccgcctccctgCCTCTGCCGGTGCCGCTGCCAGCACCGCTccgggggccgccgccgcctcctcccggTTCTCGCCGCTctcggggccgccgccgccgccgctctcggggccgccgccgccgccgctgcgcTCCTGGGGGTGCTCCGTGGGGGGACCCCGCCGCAG GCTGCCACGGCCGCCCACGCGCTGCTGAGCGCTG gctCGTTGGCGGTGCCGTCGGGACCCAGTTGGCGCTACGAGGAAGGCATCAACGGCGTCTTCCTCAGCAGTGACGTGGAGCTGACGGACACGAAGCTGCGGGTGACGGCGGGTGGCCTCTACCTCCTCTACGGCCAGTTCGCCCTCACCTGCACGGCACCGAGGTGTACCGCCGGCACCGTCACCCTCAAGCTCCAACGCGCCGGCTCCGAGCGCCCGTTGCTCGCCGTGCCCTTGGCGCTACCCGACACGGCAGAATCCAAACCGGCACGTTCTGCTTTGACCCAAGCCATTGGGCAGCTCCAACCCGGCGACGTCCTCAGCCTGGAGGTGTCCAAGAACGTGTCCGGGGACGGGTGGCAGCTGGCGCAAGACGAACGGGAGGGGAATTTCGTGGGGTTGCTGCGTATCGCCGGGGGGTGA
- the C3 gene encoding complement C3 isoform X1 → MGAPVLPLFLGLFLLHMAPNYAQMVTMVTPAVLRLETEEQVVLEAPGLSSAAEATILVQDFPLKRQVLYQVRVQLSPAKGMLATVTIKVAAKALPQTLGKLFVSVTARVAEVTVEKVLLVSLQSGHIFLQTDKPIYTPSSIVLCRLFALSHLMEPMSKTVIVEVKTPDNVIVKQVPVSSPMKTGIFSLNHNLPEVVSLGTWTITAKFEDSPERVFSTQFEVKEYVLPSFEVVLEPEEKFLYIDRQENFRVSITARYLYGKRLQGTAFVLFGVMVDDEKKSIPQSLQRIQVVDGDGEAALSMAMLRQRFANPQELVGHSLYVSVTVLTASGSDMVEAQRTGIHIVTSPYTIHFTHTPKYFKPGMPFDLMVYVTNPDDSPAPRVTVKADGFQGLVATQRDGTAKLVLNMPANKDTVPITVRTEQAGLPADRQAWRNMTAEAYRSQGGSGNLLHLAVVATEVQPGDNLAVNFHLKSNNNAVRDSVPHFTYLIVSKGRIIRVGQQRHEAGQSLVTMSLPVTAELIPSFRIVAYYYVKPSEIVADSVWIDVKDTCMGTLVVKGATEADNRVHEPGTPMRLRIEGDHNAHVGLVAVDKGVFVLSKKNKITQPKVWDTVEKSDIGCTPGSGRDNVGVFADAGLSLATNVKISTPQRTEVQCPQPAKRKRRSLQLINYKGSKAAEYTDKALRKCCEDGMKENPMGHSCEHRTNYIQDGEACIRAFLDCCNHIKVIRDQKEHDFLILGRRVGALKPWSRGTLPPPGAADDGFLADEDITSRSLFPESWLWRVETLTEQPNELGISTKTLPVYLKDSITTWEVLAVSISQTKGLCVADPYEITVMKEFFIDLRLPYSVVRNEQVEIRAILYNYWTHEIKVRVELMYNPALCSASTSKMRYQQILKVKPQSSWAVPFVIVPLQLGLHDIEVKAAVWGSFVADGIKKKLKVVPEGMRLEKTVKIVELDPTTKGINGVQEERVRATNLSDIVPNTESETKVSIQGNPVSIMVEKAIDGNKLKHLIVTPSGCGEQNMVGMTPTVIATHYLDSTLQWENFGVDRRAEAINLIRKGYVQQLAFRKSDSSYAAFKDRASSTWLTAYVAKVFAMAIKLVDIEPEVVCGAVKWLILEKQKPDGIFQEDAPVIHKEMVGGYHGAEPEVSLTAFVLITLQEAQKVCKDHVNNLDNSIAKAAEYLARRYQSLARPYTVALTSYALALAGKLKSEKVLMKFSKENRSWEERNAHTYNIEGTSYALLALLQMEKSELTGPVARWLAQQNYFGGGYGSTQATMLVFQALAQYQVASPRQLKINLDVSVLLPRRASAITYRIENSNALVSRSAETKLNEDFTVKAEGTGKGTMTVVTIYNAKVPEKNKKCDSFDLRVQVEDVKTGREQEGVIRSIKLTVCTRYLDNVDATMSILDISMLTGFLPDLQDLKRLTDGVDRYVSKFEIDQAQSDRSNVIIYLDKVSHKAEECFSFKAHQQFRVGLIQPAAVTVYSYYKIDDRCTHFYHPDKDGGQLSKICYGDVCRCAEENCFVQHKEDIPITVNQRIDRACEPGVDYVYKVKLMAIEQSPSHDNYIMNILSVIKIGTDEAPAGSNRTFVSHRQCRDALKLQPGRDYLLWGLASDLWATSGSFSYLIGKDTWLEAWPAEEACQEADHQRLCEDFLEFAETMTMFGCPS, encoded by the exons ATGGGGGCTCCGGTGCTGCCCCTCTTCCTCGGCCTCTTCCTGCTGCACATGGCTCCCAACTATGCCCAAAT GGTGACGATGGTGACACCAGCGGTGCTGCGGCTGGAGACGGAGGAGCAGGTGGTGCTGGAGGCACCGGGGTTGTCCTCTGCCGCCGAGGCCACCATCCTGgtgcaggactttcccctcaaGCGCCAAGTCCTCTACCAGGTCCGTGTGCAGCTGAGCCCCGCCAAGGGCATGTTGGCCACCGTCACCATCAAG GTGGCGGCCAAGGCTCTGCCACAGACACTGGGGAAGCTGTTTGTCTCGGTGACGGCGCGGGTGGCCGAGGTGACCGTGGAGAAGGTGCTGCTGGTGTCACTCCAGAGTGGCCACATCTTCCTGCAGACTGACAAGCCCATCTACACCCCTAGCTCTATTG TGCTCTGCCGCCTCTTTGCTCTGAGCCATCTCATGGAGCCAATGTCCAAGACGGTGATCGTGGAGGTCAAG ACGCCTGATAATGTCATCGTCAAGCAAGTGCCCGTGTCCTCGCCAATGAAGACCGGCATCTTCTCCCTCAACCACAACTTGCCTGAGGTCGTCAG cctggggacatggacGATAACGGCCAAATTCGAAGACTCACCGGAACGTGTCTTCAGCACCCAATTCGAAGTCAAGGAGTATG TGCTGCCAAGCTTTGAGGTGGTCCTGGAGCCAGAGGAGAAGTTCCTCTACATCGATCGGCAGGAGAATTTCCGGGTGTCCATCACGGCCAG GTACCTGTATGGGAAGCGTCTGCAGGGGACAGCCTTTGTCCTCTTTGGTGTTATGGTAGATGACGAGAAGAAGAGCATCCCCCAATCCCTGCAGCGCATCCAG GTGGTCGACGGGGACGGGGAAGCGGCGCTGTCCATGGCCATGCTGCGGCAGCGCTTTGCCAACCCCCAGGAGCTGGTGGGACACTCACTCTACGTCTCCGTCACCGTTCTCACCGCCTCAG GCAGTGACATGGTGGAGGCGCAGCGCACCGGCATCCACATCGTGACGTCCCCGTACACCATCCACTTCACCCACACCCCCAAGTACTTCAAGCCCGGGATGCCCTTTGATCTGATG GTCTACGTCACTAACCCAGATGACTCCCCAGCTCCACGTGTCACCGTCAAAGCTGATGGCTTCCAGGGTCTCGTCGCCACCCAGCGTGACGGCACAGCCAAGCTGGTCCTCAACATGCCGGCCAACAAGGACACTGTCCCCATCACT GTGCGGACGGAGCAGGCGGGGCTGCCTGCTGACCGCCAGGCCTGGCGAAATATGACTGCTGAAGCTTACCGCAGCCAGGGTGGTTCTGGCAACCTCCTACACCTGGCCGTGGTGGCCACCGAGGTGCAGCCTGGCGACAACCTTGCCGTGAACTTCCACCTCAAGAGCAACAACAATGCCGTCCGTGACTCCGTCCCACACTTCACCTACCTG ATCGTGAGCAAGGGACGCATCATCCGCGTGGGCCAACAGCGGCACGAGGCTGGCCAGAGCCTGGTCACCATGTCGCTGCCGGTGACAGCTGAGCTCATCCCCTCCTTCCGCATTGTGGCCTACTACTACGTGAAGCCCAGCGAGATTGTGGCTGACTCCGTCTGGATTGACGTCAAGGACACTTGCATGGGCACT CTGGTGGTGAAGGGAGCGACAGAGGCTGACAACAGGGTGCACGAACCGGGGACGCCCATGCGGCTACGCATTGAGGGTGACCACAACGCCCACGTGGGGTTGGTGGCCGTGGATAAGGGCGTCTTCGTCCTCAGCAAGAAGAACAAGATCACGCAGCCCAAG GTTTGGGACACGGTGGAGAAGAGCGACATCGGCTGCACGCCGGGCAGTGGGAGGGACAACGTGGGTGTCTTTGCTGATGCTGGCCTCAGCCTGGCCACCAACGTGAAGATCTCCACGCCGCAGCGAACAG agGTCCAGTGTCCCCAGCCTGCGAAACGTAAGCGCCGCTCCCTGCAGCTCATCAACTACAAAGGCTCCAAGG CGGCTGAGTACACGGACAAGGCGCTGCGCAAGTGTTGCGAGGACGGCATGAAGGAAAACCCGATGGGCCACAGCTGTGAGCATCGGACCAACTACATCCAGGACGGAGAAGCCTGCATCCGGGCCTTCCTTGACTGCTGCAACCACATCAAGGTCATCCGCGACCAGAAGGAGCACGACTTCCTCATCCTGGGTCGAA GGGTTGGGGCCCTGAAGCCATGGTCAAGAGGGACACTGCCACCCCCAGGCGCGGCGGACGATGGCTTCCTGGCTGACGAGGACATCACCTCACGCAGCCTCTTCCCGGAGAGCTGGCTGTGGCGGGTGGAGACACTGACAGAGCAGCCCAATGAGCTGGG AATCTCCACAAAGACTCTGCCTGTGTACCTGAAGGACTCCATCACCACGTGGGAGGTCCTGGCTGTCAGCATCTCACAGACCAAGG GGCTGTGCGTGGCTGACCCCTATGAGATTACGGTGATGAAGGAGTTCTTCATCGACCTGCGCCTGCCCTACTCTGTGGTGAGGAACGAGCAGGTGGAGATCCGTGCCATCCTCTACAACTACTGGACGCATGAAATCAAG GTGCGCGTGGAGCTGATGTACAACCCAGCCCTGTGCAGTGCCTCCACCTCCAAGATGCGTTACCAGCAGATCCTCAAGGTGAAACCCCAGTCATCGTGGGCCGTGCCCTTCGTCATCGTGCCCTTGCAGCTGGGGCTGCATGACATCGAGGTGAAGGCAGCCGTCTGGGGCAGCTTTGTGGCTGATGGTATCAAGAAGAAGCTGAAAGTTGTG CCTGAAGGGATGAGGTTGGAGAAGACTGTGAAGATAGTTGAGCTGGACCCAACGACGAAGGGAATCA ATGGTGTACAGGAAGAGAGGGTGAGGGCAACAAACCTCTCTGACATTGTCCCCAACACTGAGTCGGAGACCAAAGTCAGCATCCAAg GCAACCCTGTGTCCATCATGGTGGAGAAAGCCATCGATGGGAACAAGCTAAAGCACCTCATCGTGACGCCATCGGGCTGCGGGGAGCAGAACATGGTCGGGATGACACCCACTGTCATTGCCACCCACTACCTGGACAGCACGTTGCAGTGGGAAAACTTTGGTGTTGACCGCCGTGCTGAGGCCATCAACTTGATTAGAAAGG GTTACGTCCAACAACTTGCTTTCCGGAAAAGTGACAGCTCCTATGCCGCCTTCAAGGACCGAGCATCAAGCACCTG GTTGACAGCCTACGTGGCCAAAGTCTTTGCCATGGCCATCAAGCTGGTAGACATTGAGCCCGAGGTGGTTTGTGGTGCTGTGAAATGGCTTAtcctggagaagcagaagcCAGATGGGATTTTCCAAGAAGATGCTCCTGTCATCCATAAGGAGATGGTG GGAGGCTACCACGGTGCTGAGCCCGAGGTGTCACTGACAGCCTTTGTCCTCATCACGCTGCAAGAGGCCCAGAAGGTCTGCAAGGACCATGTCAAT AACTTGGATAATAGCATCGCCAAAGCCGCCGAATACCTTGCCCGGAGGTACCAGTCGCTGGCCCGACCCTACACGGTGGCCTTGACCTCCTATGCCTTGGCCCTCGCAGGGAAACTCAAGAGCGAGAAAGTTCTCATGAAGTTTTCCAAAG AGAACAGAAGTTGGGAGGAGCGCAACGCCCATACCTACAACATCGAGGGGACGTCGTACGCGTTGCTGGCCTTGCTGCAAATGGAGAAGTCGGAGCTGACGGGGCCGGTGGCCCGCTGGCTTGCCCAGCAGAACTACTTTGGTGGTGGCTATGGATCCACTCAG GCCACCATGCTGGTGTTCCAAGCGTTGGCCCAGTACCAGGTAGCATCTCCGCGGCAGCTTAAGATCAACCTCGACGTGTCGGTGCTGCTGCCGCGCCGTGCCAGCGCCATCACCTACCGCATCGAGAACAGCAACGCCCTGGTGTCACGCTCCGCCGAG aCCAAGCTGAACGAGGACTTCACGGTGAAAGCTGAGGGCACGGGCAAGGGGACGATGACGGTGGTGACCATCTACAATGCCAAGGTCCCCGAGAAGAACAAGAAGTGTGACAGCTTCGACCTGCGGGTGCAGGTGGAGGACGTGAAGACAG gcaggGAACAGGAAGGTGTCATCCGTTCCATCAAGCTCACCGTCTGCACCAG GTACCTGGACAACGTGGACGCCACCATGTCCATCCTCGACATCTCCATGCTCACGGGCTTCTTGCCTGACCTCCAGGACCTGAAGAGG ctcaCGGACGGGGTGGACAGGTACGTCTCCAAGTTTGAGATCGACCAAGCCCAGTCGGACCGCAGCAACGTCATCATCTACCTCGACAAG GTCTCGCACAAGGCCGAGGAGTGTTTCTCCTTCAAGGCCCACCAGCAGTTCCGGGTGGGCTTGATCCAGCCCGCGGCTGTCACCGTCTACAGCTACTACAAGATCG ATGATCGCTGCACCCATTTCTACCACCCAGACAAGGACGGTGGGCAACTGAGCAAGATCTGCTACGGGGACGTGTGCCGCTGCGCCGAAG AAAACTGCTTCGTGCAGCACAAGGAGGACATTCCCATCACCGTCAACCAACGCATTGATCGCGCCTGCGAGCCGGGAGTTGACTACG TGTACAAGGTGAAGCTGATGGCAATAGAGCAGTCGCCGTCCCATGACAACTACATCATGAACATCCTCTCCGTCATCAAGATCG GCACCGACGAGGCCCCAGCAGGAAGCAACCGGACTTTCGTGAGCCACCGGCAGTGCCGGGACGCCCTGAAGCTCCAGCCAGGCCGTGACTACCTGCTCTGGGGGTTGGCCAGTGACCTGTGGGCCACCAGCGGCAG CTTCTCCTACCTCATCGGCAAGGACACGTGGCTGGAGGCATGGCCCGCGGAGGAGGCGTGCCAGGAGGCCGACCACCAACGCCTCTGCGAAGACTTCCTGGAGTTCGCCGAGACCATGACCATGTTTGGGTGTCCATCCTGA